One stretch of Planococcus sp. PAMC 21323 DNA includes these proteins:
- the ytxJ gene encoding bacillithiol system redox-active protein YtxJ has translation MKNLMRVDSVDSLKQAIGSNQHYWLFKHSSTCPVSAKAWNEYNEYASLHPHQTFLYLVVQEDREFSKAIEVITDVAHESPQLFHFTNQKVDWHASHNKIKSEFMKDFIA, from the coding sequence ATGAAAAACTTAATGCGTGTAGACAGCGTAGATAGTCTAAAACAGGCAATAGGAAGTAATCAGCATTACTGGCTATTTAAACATAGCAGTACGTGCCCGGTATCCGCTAAAGCGTGGAACGAATATAATGAATATGCCTCATTGCATCCGCATCAAACTTTCTTGTACTTAGTCGTACAGGAAGATCGCGAATTTTCTAAAGCGATTGAAGTAATTACAGATGTAGCGCATGAGTCACCACAATTATTTCATTTTACGAATCAAAAAGTGGATTGGCACGCTTCTCATAACAAGATAAAAAGTGAATTTATGAAAGATTTTATAGCTTAA
- a CDS encoding bifunctional 3-deoxy-7-phosphoheptulonate synthase/chorismate mutase: protein MSNLELEQLREKVDAVNLQILSLINERASVIQDIGKAKEKQGVNRYDPLRERHMLNLLKENNAGPLDQKTVDHIFKEIFKSALDMQEEDIRKALLVSRKKKAEDTVININGEQVGAGDPSFIFGPCAVESQEQVMKVAEAIGGKGLKMIRGGAYKPRTSPYDFQGLGLEGLKMLKKAADQYNLAVVSEIVTPSHLEAALDYVDVVQVGARNMQNFELLKAVGSINKPVLLKRGMSATVDEFIHAAEYIIASGNENIILCERGIRTYEKATRNTLDISAVPILKQETHLPVFVDVTHSTGRRDLLLPAAKAAIAIGADGVMAEVHPDPAVALSDAQQQMDIGQFDEYYDALMKFMKQYEMKM from the coding sequence ATGAGTAATTTAGAGTTAGAGCAGCTAAGAGAAAAAGTGGACGCAGTCAACCTGCAGATTCTATCTCTTATTAATGAGAGAGCTTCCGTAATTCAAGACATCGGAAAAGCGAAAGAGAAACAAGGAGTTAATCGCTACGATCCGTTGCGCGAACGTCATATGTTGAATCTGTTAAAAGAAAACAATGCTGGACCATTAGATCAAAAAACAGTTGATCATATTTTCAAAGAAATCTTCAAGTCGGCATTAGACATGCAAGAAGAAGATATCCGCAAAGCATTACTTGTTTCACGTAAGAAAAAAGCAGAAGACACTGTTATTAACATTAACGGCGAACAAGTGGGCGCTGGGGATCCATCATTCATCTTCGGACCTTGCGCAGTAGAATCACAAGAGCAAGTGATGAAAGTAGCAGAAGCCATTGGCGGCAAAGGGTTGAAAATGATTCGTGGTGGAGCATACAAACCACGTACATCGCCTTATGATTTCCAAGGACTTGGATTAGAAGGCTTGAAGATGCTGAAAAAAGCAGCTGATCAGTATAATTTAGCTGTAGTTTCAGAAATCGTTACTCCTTCGCATTTAGAAGCTGCTCTTGATTATGTTGACGTTGTACAAGTCGGCGCACGTAATATGCAGAACTTCGAATTACTAAAAGCTGTAGGTTCAATTAACAAACCGGTTTTACTAAAACGTGGGATGTCAGCAACTGTGGATGAATTTATCCATGCAGCTGAATACATTATTGCTTCCGGAAATGAAAACATCATTTTATGTGAACGTGGAATTCGCACATACGAAAAAGCGACACGTAACACATTAGATATCTCGGCTGTGCCAATCTTGAAACAAGAAACGCATTTACCGGTATTCGTAGACGTTACTCACTCAACAGGTCGTCGTGATTTATTGCTACCAGCTGCTAAAGCGGCTATCGCAATTGGAGCGGATGGCGTAATGGCTGAAGTTCATCCAGATCCTGCAGTAGCATTATCTGATGCCCAACAGCAAATGGATATTGGCCAATTTGATGAATATTACGATGCATTGATGAAGTTCATGAAACAATACGAAATGAAAATGTAA
- the ccpA gene encoding catabolite control protein A, translated as MTVTIYDVAREANVSMATVSRVVNANQNVKPATRKKVLKVIEELGYRPNAVARGLASKKTTTVGVIIPDISNSMYAELARGIEDIATMYRYNIILSNSDQNENKELQLLETMLGKQVDGIVFMSDVISAELLKEMERSPTPIVLAGSIDESAAIASVNIDYYGAAYEAMKKLIDNGHQKIAFLIGPLTSKINKDYKLKAYKEALADAGIDYDENLIVECNNSYDEAMEAVQTLAPFEPTAYFVSNDEMSIGVIHAVEEQGKKIPLEVEVISYENSKLARMARPMLTSVAFPLYDIGAVSMRLLTKYMSNEEIEEKQVILPYRIEERQSTKND; from the coding sequence ATGACCGTTACAATATACGATGTGGCAAGAGAAGCAAACGTTTCCATGGCTACTGTGTCACGTGTAGTGAATGCCAATCAAAACGTTAAGCCGGCTACTAGAAAGAAAGTATTAAAAGTAATTGAAGAATTAGGTTATCGTCCGAATGCTGTTGCTCGTGGACTTGCAAGTAAAAAGACAACGACGGTCGGCGTCATCATACCCGATATTTCCAATAGCATGTACGCTGAACTAGCCCGTGGAATTGAAGATATCGCGACCATGTATCGCTACAACATTATTTTATCCAATTCGGACCAAAACGAAAACAAAGAACTTCAGTTATTGGAAACCATGCTCGGAAAACAAGTTGATGGAATTGTCTTTATGAGTGATGTAATTTCTGCTGAACTTCTGAAAGAGATGGAACGTTCTCCGACACCAATCGTTTTAGCTGGATCTATTGATGAGTCAGCAGCGATTGCTTCTGTCAATATTGATTATTATGGCGCGGCTTATGAAGCTATGAAAAAATTGATTGACAATGGACATCAAAAGATTGCCTTTCTCATCGGACCGTTAACTTCGAAGATCAATAAAGACTATAAACTTAAAGCATATAAAGAAGCATTGGCAGATGCAGGTATCGACTACGATGAGAATCTTATCGTTGAGTGTAATAACTCGTATGACGAAGCTATGGAAGCTGTGCAAACCTTAGCTCCTTTTGAGCCAACTGCTTATTTTGTGAGCAATGATGAAATGTCGATCGGTGTTATTCATGCAGTAGAAGAGCAAGGCAAAAAAATCCCGTTGGAAGTAGAAGTCATTAGCTATGAAAATTCGAAATTAGCGCGTATGGCTCGTCCAATGTTGACTTCTGTTGCTTTCCCACTCTATGATATTGGAGCAGTTTCAATGCGCTTATTGACTAAATACATGAGCAACGAAGAAATCGAAGAAAAGCAAGTTATTCTTCCTTATCGAATTGAAGAAAGACAATCAACAAAAAACGACTAA
- a CDS encoding acetoin utilization protein AcuC: protein MKHAVFVFSEDQLGYKFSETHPFNQKRLVLTIDLLKEMNALSSGSIVPARIATDEELLLAHDQRYIDIVKKASRGEISSEAGESYGIGTDDTPIFENMHEASARLVGGTLTAVDYVMEGKAQHALNLGGGLHHGFRGKASGFCIYNDSSVAINYLKTKYNARVLYIDTDAHHGDGVQWSFYDDPDVCTVSIHETGRYLFPGTGNINERGSGQGYGTSFNFPIDAFTEDDSFLEIYRTSMKEIFEFFKPDVILTQNGADAHYLDPLTHLYGTMDIYKEIPKIAHELAHEYCEGRWIAVGGGGYDIWRVVPRAWSLVWMEMNNFPLPTGKLPTSWLEKWQPESPVKLIETWEDPPNMYKAIPRKAEITDKNLQMLNKALYMIRNK, encoded by the coding sequence ATGAAACATGCAGTATTCGTCTTTTCAGAAGATCAATTGGGGTATAAATTTTCTGAAACACATCCATTTAACCAGAAAAGACTCGTTTTAACGATTGATTTATTAAAAGAAATGAACGCGCTTTCAAGTGGTTCTATTGTTCCTGCACGTATTGCAACAGATGAAGAATTATTATTAGCTCACGACCAGCGCTATATTGATATTGTAAAAAAAGCTAGTCGTGGGGAGATATCTTCCGAAGCTGGTGAAAGTTATGGGATTGGAACAGACGATACGCCTATTTTCGAAAATATGCATGAAGCGAGCGCGCGTTTAGTTGGTGGCACACTGACAGCTGTCGATTACGTTATGGAAGGTAAAGCTCAGCATGCATTAAATTTAGGGGGCGGTCTTCACCATGGCTTTAGAGGCAAAGCATCCGGCTTTTGTATTTATAACGATAGCTCAGTGGCAATTAATTATTTGAAAACCAAATATAACGCTCGCGTTCTTTACATTGATACCGACGCACATCACGGCGATGGCGTTCAATGGAGTTTTTATGACGACCCTGATGTTTGTACAGTTTCTATTCATGAAACCGGTCGTTATCTTTTCCCTGGAACGGGTAACATTAATGAGCGAGGCAGTGGCCAAGGCTACGGCACGTCATTTAACTTTCCCATCGATGCCTTTACAGAAGATGACTCTTTTCTTGAAATTTATCGAACTTCTATGAAAGAGATCTTTGAATTTTTTAAACCCGATGTTATATTAACGCAAAATGGTGCGGACGCACATTACCTTGATCCTCTAACCCACTTGTACGGCACGATGGATATTTACAAGGAAATACCTAAGATCGCACATGAACTGGCTCATGAGTATTGTGAGGGCCGTTGGATCGCCGTTGGTGGCGGTGGCTATGATATATGGCGCGTTGTTCCACGAGCTTGGTCGTTAGTTTGGATGGAAATGAATAACTTCCCTCTTCCAACAGGAAAATTACCCACATCATGGCTAGAAAAATGGCAACCAGAGTCTCCTGTAAAATTAATTGAGACGTGGGAAGATCCTCCGAATATGTATAAAGCCATTCCACGAAAAGCTGAAATTACCGATAAAAATCTACAGATGCTCAACAAAGCTTTGTATATGATTCGTAATAAGTAG
- a CDS encoding acetoin utilization AcuB family protein, producing the protein MLVEEIMKTDVYTLRSDQTVQDVMDLFKDKRVRHAPIVDNGKVVGIVTDRDLKEAVPSRFTVSPKGEPYKKTVAEIMTANPVIAHPLDFVEEVAMIFYEHKIGCIPVVSNEKLVGFLTETDLLYTFIELTGAHQPGSQIEVRVDDRSGVLYEVSKVFHQQHVNVLSVLVYPDRVNKESKILVFRIQTMNPLAIIKELRKENFDVLWPSTPQVNE; encoded by the coding sequence ATGTTAGTCGAAGAAATTATGAAAACCGATGTATATACATTACGTTCTGATCAAACGGTTCAAGACGTTATGGATTTGTTTAAAGACAAACGCGTTCGACATGCACCGATTGTTGATAATGGAAAAGTAGTCGGCATTGTTACCGATCGCGACTTAAAAGAAGCTGTTCCCTCTCGATTTACTGTATCTCCTAAAGGGGAGCCATATAAAAAGACAGTGGCAGAAATTATGACAGCTAATCCTGTTATCGCCCACCCACTAGACTTTGTTGAAGAAGTAGCAATGATTTTCTATGAGCATAAAATTGGCTGCATACCTGTTGTGAGCAATGAAAAACTCGTAGGTTTTCTTACAGAGACAGATCTTTTATATACTTTTATTGAACTAACTGGAGCACATCAACCCGGTTCACAAATCGAAGTTCGAGTTGATGACCGATCCGGTGTCTTATATGAAGTTTCAAAAGTATTTCATCAGCAACACGTTAATGTGTTAAGTGTTCTTGTATACCCCGACAGAGTAAATAAAGAAAGTAAGATTTTGGTGTTTCGAATTCAAACGATGAATCCTCTGGCCATCATCAAAGAGCTTCGAAAAGAAAACTTTGATGTTTTATGGCCAAGCACGCCACAAGTGAACGAATGA
- a CDS encoding GNAT family N-acetyltransferase → MEHIKTYNSMELETEHGPIIIEGPIAGKELSELEFHEDLVAFRPPAQQHKAIIEIADLPEGRILIVRAEKMIVGYVTFLYPDPLERWSEGNMDNLIELGAIEIIPKYRGNGVGKAVLKVSMMDDALEDFIVITTEYYWHWDLKGTGLNVWEYRKVMEKMMQAGGLEYYATDDPEISSHPANCLMAKIGSRVDNESIQQFDRLRFMNRYMY, encoded by the coding sequence GTGGAACACATTAAAACGTATAATTCTATGGAGCTGGAAACTGAACACGGTCCTATCATCATTGAAGGTCCAATAGCTGGAAAAGAACTAAGCGAACTCGAGTTTCACGAAGATTTAGTGGCTTTTAGACCTCCCGCTCAACAACACAAAGCCATAATCGAAATTGCAGATTTGCCAGAAGGACGGATTTTGATCGTTCGTGCTGAAAAAATGATTGTTGGATACGTTACCTTCCTTTATCCAGATCCTCTAGAACGTTGGTCTGAAGGGAATATGGATAATTTAATTGAACTTGGCGCGATTGAAATTATTCCGAAATATAGAGGCAACGGAGTTGGAAAAGCGGTATTGAAAGTTTCAATGATGGATGATGCCCTTGAAGATTTCATTGTCATTACGACCGAATATTATTGGCATTGGGATTTAAAAGGAACAGGACTAAATGTATGGGAATACCGAAAAGTGATGGAAAAAATGATGCAGGCCGGCGGATTAGAATACTATGCTACCGATGATCCTGAAATCAGCTCACATCCAGCAAATTGCTTGATGGCCAAAATAGGCAGTCGAGTTGATAACGAATCTATTCAGCAATTTGATCGACTTCGGTTTATGAATCGTTATATGTATTGA
- the acsA gene encoding acetate--CoA ligase, with translation MKIEALPAKPGVHQLHNYDETAANFDWTEIEKEFSWYESGKVNMAHEAIDRHADSYRKNKVALYYKDQNRNESYTFYEMKRMTNRAANLLKANSNLEKGDRIFIFMPRSPELYFMMFGALKMGLIVGPLFEAFMEGAIYDRLDDSEAKSIITTPELLNRIPYDRLPKLETIFLVGENVEEQKGQVDVLKHLPTCSDKFEVEWLDKEDGLVLHYTSGSTGKPKGVLHAQYAMVQQYQTGKWVLDFTETDIYWCTADPGWVTGTAYGVFSPWLNGVTTVILGGRFSPEGWYQAIEDFGVTIWYSAPTAFRMLMGAGDALVKEFDLSTLRHVLSVGEPLNPEVVRWGAQVFDKRIHDTWWMTETGAQTICNYPSMAIKPGSMGKPVPGLNVAIVDDQGNELPPNQMGNLAIEKGWPAMMRQIWNNPAKYDSYFLKDKWYVSGDSAYMDEEGYFWFQGRVDDVIMTSGERVGPFEVESKLLEHPAVAEAGVIGKPDPVRGEIIKAFVALVDGYEPSEELIQDIQQFVKKGLAAHSAPREIEFKEKLPKTRSGKIMRRVLKAWELDLPTGDLSTMED, from the coding sequence ATGAAGATAGAAGCATTACCAGCAAAACCAGGGGTACATCAATTACATAATTACGACGAAACAGCAGCTAATTTCGATTGGACAGAAATCGAAAAAGAGTTTAGTTGGTATGAAAGTGGCAAAGTAAATATGGCTCACGAAGCGATTGATCGCCATGCTGATTCTTACCGAAAAAACAAAGTTGCTCTTTATTATAAAGATCAAAATAGAAATGAGTCGTATACATTTTATGAAATGAAGCGTATGACTAATCGCGCAGCGAACTTGTTAAAAGCAAATTCAAACTTAGAAAAAGGAGATCGTATCTTCATTTTTATGCCACGTTCTCCAGAATTATATTTCATGATGTTCGGCGCATTGAAAATGGGACTAATTGTCGGACCCCTATTTGAAGCATTTATGGAAGGTGCGATTTATGATCGACTTGATGATAGTGAAGCCAAATCAATCATCACAACTCCAGAGCTTTTAAACCGGATACCGTACGATCGTTTGCCTAAACTAGAAACAATCTTTTTAGTAGGTGAAAACGTGGAAGAACAAAAAGGACAAGTTGATGTGTTAAAACACTTGCCAACTTGTTCGGATAAATTTGAAGTAGAATGGTTGGACAAAGAAGATGGATTGGTCCTTCATTATACATCGGGCTCTACAGGTAAACCAAAAGGGGTGCTTCATGCTCAGTATGCAATGGTCCAACAATATCAGACCGGTAAATGGGTATTAGACTTTACTGAGACCGATATTTATTGGTGTACCGCTGACCCAGGCTGGGTAACGGGAACGGCATACGGTGTATTTTCACCTTGGCTAAATGGCGTGACAACAGTTATTCTTGGTGGAAGATTTTCACCAGAAGGTTGGTATCAAGCAATTGAAGACTTTGGTGTGACCATTTGGTATAGTGCACCGACAGCGTTCCGTATGCTAATGGGAGCAGGAGACGCATTAGTAAAAGAGTTTGATTTGTCTACGCTTCGACATGTGTTGTCAGTAGGTGAACCATTAAACCCAGAAGTGGTGAGATGGGGTGCACAAGTCTTTGATAAACGCATTCACGATACATGGTGGATGACAGAAACGGGTGCACAAACTATCTGTAACTATCCGTCTATGGCTATTAAACCAGGGTCTATGGGGAAACCAGTTCCTGGACTAAACGTCGCTATTGTCGACGATCAAGGAAATGAACTGCCACCAAATCAAATGGGGAACTTAGCGATTGAAAAAGGATGGCCAGCCATGATGCGTCAAATTTGGAACAACCCAGCAAAGTATGATTCCTATTTCTTGAAGGACAAATGGTACGTTTCTGGAGATTCGGCGTATATGGATGAAGAAGGTTATTTCTGGTTCCAAGGACGTGTAGATGATGTCATTATGACTTCTGGTGAGCGAGTTGGACCGTTTGAAGTAGAAAGCAAGTTATTAGAACACCCAGCAGTTGCTGAAGCGGGAGTCATTGGTAAACCAGATCCTGTTCGTGGTGAAATCATTAAAGCGTTTGTTGCATTAGTTGATGGTTATGAACCTTCTGAAGAGCTAATTCAAGACATTCAGCAATTTGTTAAAAAAGGATTGGCAGCGCATTCTGCACCGCGCGAAATTGAATTTAAAGAAAAACTGCCAAAAACACGCAGCGGTAAAATTATGCGCCGTGTGCTAAAAGCTTGGGAGTTAGATTTACCTACAGGTGATTTATCGACAATGGAAGATTAA
- a CDS encoding transglycosylase domain-containing protein, with product MREKFNYWLGKAEETTDKLTSTKWFKRMSITTGVLWNLALIFAIALVTIGVFAASVGAGYFASLVDEEKLRSEDEMRGEIYSYGETTEMYFANDVYIGKVQTDLERKETTLPNISKTAINAVLATEDEYFMEHEGIVPKAIFRGLLQDVSNSDTQTGGSTLTQQLIKNQILTNEVSYERKAKEILLAMRLEKFMTKDEIMEAYLNIIPYGRNSSGANIAGIETAANGLFNKSAKDLSLPEAAFIAGIPKAPFFYTPYNSYGELKDEAGLQPGLDRMKTVLFRMREADYITQQEYDEAISFNIVKSFRQNEKRSRENNPYVTTELEKRAVRIIMDVLAKEDGLDPITLKENNKLYEEYAILADRAVRSNGYRIHSTINKELYLAHEKAKDAYTRYGTELTIPSKDKDGNEITKKLPVQVGSMMIENKTGRILSFVGGRDHEIEELNHATQAYRSIGSTVKPLLVYGPALDLGVIGAGSPVVDIKFTIQDNGKPWTPSNFVPTSEQGIMSARDALAQSQNLPALRLFGQIREKMPINYLINAGFSQVEEISNGYPSTALGGGVEGSVEELTSGYATLANGGKKVEPYMIQRIEDADGNIIFEHEVVEKEIYSPQTAYILTDMLRDVFKTDRGTANRANSLLNFKADFAGKTGTTQETKDVWLVGYNPNITMSLWLGYDSEKYSLDNFPNANLQPSVRVNQLWASLMNTTYQTVPELVGATSTFKQPDGVVTKSFCGISGLAPDAACKNAGLVRSDLFNAKAMLPTEKDDSFTSGSYTTIGGKRFAVLSSTPSDFISGGGLGVSQKYIDRIMSPFGGDASKLFPGNSKFASVVASATFKADGAAPGGVQASISGKTISWTNSGSNDVVGYRVYKDGSRVASISEAKSNSYTANGPGSYSVVAVDITGKQSAASNSVSIAAPKPEPKPEPKPDPEPEKEPEKEPEKEPEKEPEKEPEKEPEKEPEKEPEPKPEPKPEPKPEPKPEPKPDPKPDPKPDPKPDKPEKPDPKPDKPAEGDAA from the coding sequence GTGCGTGAAAAATTTAACTATTGGCTAGGTAAAGCTGAAGAAACAACCGATAAATTAACTTCAACAAAATGGTTTAAGCGAATGAGCATAACAACCGGAGTTCTGTGGAATTTAGCATTAATTTTCGCGATTGCTTTAGTGACAATCGGCGTTTTTGCTGCGTCTGTTGGAGCAGGCTATTTTGCTTCACTTGTAGATGAAGAAAAGCTGCGATCTGAAGATGAAATGCGTGGAGAAATCTATAGTTATGGGGAAACAACCGAAATGTACTTTGCTAACGATGTATACATTGGAAAAGTACAAACAGATTTGGAACGCAAGGAAACTACTTTGCCTAATATATCGAAAACAGCCATTAATGCTGTGTTAGCTACGGAAGATGAGTACTTTATGGAACACGAAGGGATTGTACCAAAAGCTATTTTCCGCGGTCTGCTTCAAGATGTTTCAAATTCTGACACCCAAACAGGCGGTTCAACGTTAACGCAACAATTGATTAAAAACCAAATTTTAACCAATGAAGTTTCTTATGAGCGAAAAGCTAAAGAAATCCTTCTTGCGATGCGCCTTGAAAAATTCATGACAAAAGATGAAATTATGGAAGCTTATCTCAACATTATTCCTTACGGCCGCAACTCTTCAGGTGCCAATATTGCCGGAATTGAAACGGCTGCCAACGGATTATTTAATAAATCTGCAAAAGATTTAAGCTTACCTGAAGCTGCTTTTATTGCAGGCATTCCAAAAGCACCTTTTTTCTATACTCCCTATAATTCTTATGGAGAATTAAAAGACGAAGCTGGATTACAACCCGGACTTGATCGAATGAAAACCGTTCTTTTCCGAATGAGAGAAGCTGACTATATTACTCAGCAAGAATATGACGAAGCTATTTCCTTTAATATCGTAAAAAGTTTCCGTCAAAATGAGAAGCGGTCACGTGAAAACAATCCCTATGTAACGACAGAACTTGAAAAACGTGCAGTTCGCATCATTATGGATGTACTAGCAAAAGAGGATGGCTTGGACCCTATTACCCTAAAAGAAAACAATAAGCTTTATGAAGAATATGCGATTTTAGCTGACCGAGCAGTTCGGTCAAATGGGTATCGAATACATTCGACCATTAACAAAGAACTCTACTTGGCTCACGAAAAAGCAAAAGATGCTTATACTCGTTACGGAACAGAATTAACAATTCCCTCAAAAGATAAAGACGGGAATGAAATAACGAAGAAATTGCCTGTACAAGTAGGTAGTATGATGATTGAAAATAAAACTGGACGTATCTTAAGTTTTGTTGGCGGGCGTGACCATGAAATTGAAGAGTTGAACCATGCAACTCAAGCATACCGTTCAATTGGTTCTACTGTAAAACCGCTATTAGTTTACGGTCCAGCACTTGACCTTGGTGTTATCGGAGCTGGCAGTCCAGTAGTCGACATCAAATTCACAATACAAGATAACGGAAAACCTTGGACGCCGAGTAACTTTGTTCCAACAAGTGAACAAGGTATTATGTCAGCACGTGATGCACTCGCTCAATCTCAAAACTTACCTGCTCTTCGTTTGTTTGGTCAAATTAGAGAAAAAATGCCAATTAATTATTTGATTAATGCAGGATTTTCACAAGTGGAAGAGATTTCAAATGGTTACCCTTCAACTGCATTAGGTGGTGGTGTGGAAGGTTCTGTAGAAGAACTAACGAGCGGTTATGCCACTTTAGCGAATGGTGGTAAAAAAGTAGAGCCGTACATGATTCAACGAATTGAAGATGCAGACGGCAATATTATTTTTGAACATGAAGTAGTTGAGAAAGAAATTTACTCGCCACAAACAGCTTATATACTGACAGATATGTTGCGAGACGTGTTCAAAACAGATCGCGGGACTGCAAACCGAGCAAATAGCTTATTAAATTTCAAAGCAGATTTTGCTGGTAAGACCGGTACTACTCAAGAAACAAAAGATGTTTGGTTAGTTGGGTATAATCCAAATATTACGATGAGTCTATGGCTTGGATATGATAGTGAAAAGTATTCGCTCGATAATTTTCCGAATGCAAATTTACAGCCCTCTGTCCGTGTAAATCAGCTATGGGCAAGCTTGATGAACACAACTTATCAAACAGTCCCTGAACTAGTTGGAGCCACATCTACATTCAAACAACCTGATGGAGTTGTGACTAAGTCGTTCTGTGGAATTTCTGGTTTAGCACCAGATGCTGCTTGTAAAAACGCAGGACTTGTTCGTTCAGACTTATTTAACGCCAAAGCAATGTTACCAACAGAAAAAGATGATAGTTTTACAAGCGGTTCATACACAACAATCGGTGGCAAACGTTTTGCTGTGTTGTCTAGTACGCCAAGTGACTTTATTTCAGGCGGCGGACTAGGTGTTTCGCAAAAATATATTGATCGTATAATGTCTCCATTCGGAGGTGATGCAAGTAAACTATTCCCTGGCAATTCAAAATTTGCTTCGGTTGTTGCAAGTGCAACTTTCAAAGCTGATGGAGCTGCTCCTGGAGGAGTTCAAGCATCGATTAGCGGAAAAACAATTTCTTGGACCAATTCCGGTTCCAATGATGTAGTGGGTTACCGAGTTTATAAAGATGGATCGCGTGTAGCTTCTATTTCAGAAGCGAAAAGTAATTCCTATACCGCGAATGGTCCCGGAAGTTATTCGGTCGTGGCTGTAGACATTACAGGTAAACAGTCAGCAGCTTCCAACAGTGTTAGCATTGCTGCACCAAAACCTGAGCCAAAGCCTGAACCGAAACCGGATCCAGAACCGGAGAAAGAACCGGAGAAAGAGCCAGAGAAAGAACCAGAGAAAGAACCAGAGAAAGAACCAGAGAAAGAACCAGAGAAAGAACCAGAGAAAGAACCAGAACCAAAACCAGAACCGAAACCAGAACCGAAACCAGAACCGAAACCAGAACCGAAACCGGATCCAAAGCCTGATCCGAAACCAGATCCAAAGCCAGATAAACCCGAAAAGCCAGATCCAAAACCTGATAAGCCTGCTGAAGGTGACGCAGCTTAA